Proteins from a genomic interval of Sphingobacterium sp. SYP-B4668:
- a CDS encoding DegT/DnrJ/EryC1/StrS family aminotransferase, giving the protein MIAYENLKKSNQTFFEEYHEIFKSTLDSGWYILGKEVEQFEISFAKYCEVEHCVGVASGLDAMVLAFKQLDFAIGDEVIVPSNTYIASILAILHCGLKPILVEPDICTYNIDPLKIEAAVSSKTRAILAVHLYGKMCDMGIIMAIAERHNLCVIEDCAQAHAARYQGKMAGSFGDFGAFSFYPTKNLGALGDAGAVTTNSAIASQKIRTLRNYGSSIKYVNEEVGYNSRLDELQAAFLSVKLKYLDKITAHKRKLASIYMNEINPNFVLPIIQEGFEDVYHIFAIRHPQRDRLRNYLSDHGVKTEVHYPIPPHKQKAMEGVWKGGEYPISEEIHQTILSLPISYGHTEEEIFRVVQVMNQF; this is encoded by the coding sequence ATGATAGCATACGAAAACTTAAAAAAAAGTAACCAAACCTTTTTTGAGGAATACCATGAAATATTTAAAAGTACTTTAGACAGTGGTTGGTATATTTTGGGCAAAGAGGTAGAGCAATTTGAAATTTCATTTGCAAAATATTGTGAGGTAGAGCATTGTGTTGGAGTAGCCTCAGGGCTGGATGCAATGGTATTGGCATTTAAACAACTCGACTTTGCTATTGGAGACGAGGTTATCGTGCCGTCAAATACCTATATAGCCTCGATATTGGCAATCCTGCATTGTGGGCTGAAACCGATTTTAGTAGAGCCCGATATTTGTACTTATAATATAGACCCTTTAAAGATAGAAGCTGCTGTTTCATCTAAAACGAGGGCTATACTGGCGGTGCATCTTTATGGTAAGATGTGCGATATGGGGATTATAATGGCTATAGCAGAACGACATAATCTTTGTGTGATAGAAGATTGTGCACAGGCGCATGCAGCACGGTATCAAGGAAAAATGGCAGGTAGCTTTGGAGACTTTGGTGCTTTTAGCTTTTACCCAACCAAGAATTTAGGGGCCTTGGGAGACGCCGGAGCGGTGACTACCAATAGTGCAATTGCATCCCAAAAAATACGAACACTGCGCAACTATGGTTCATCAATAAAATACGTCAATGAAGAAGTAGGATATAATTCGAGATTAGACGAGTTGCAGGCCGCTTTTCTTTCTGTCAAGCTGAAATATTTGGATAAGATTACTGCGCATAAGCGAAAGTTGGCTTCCATTTATATGAATGAGATTAACCCCAACTTTGTATTGCCCATTATCCAAGAGGGATTTGAGGACGTGTACCACATTTTCGCTATTAGGCACCCGCAAAGAGATCGGTTGCGTAACTATTTATCGGATCATGGGGTTAAGACAGAAGTGCATTACCCTATACCCCCTCATAAGCAAAAGGCCATGGAAGGAGTGTGGAAAGGAGGTGAGTACCCTATATCAGAGGAGATACATCAAACTATCCTTAGTTTACCAATATCCTATGGACATACAGAAGAAGAGATTTTTCGTGTCGTCCAAGTCATGAATCAGTTCTAG
- a CDS encoding methyltransferase, TIGR04325 family translates to MKRFFFKKKNTPKPIPTKYGWFGNYVSWSAAQEETSGYDQLNILEKTRFSLAKVRDGEAVYERDSVLFDKKEYPFPVISSLLYIAAQCGNSLRVLDFGGSLGSTYFQVKDFLKPLSSLHWHIVEQPSYVDIGREEFENHQLKFYHTISESIAEVRPDVILLSSVVQYLEYAHLFLEDLSKMKCPYLLFDRTAFVRSGGDRLTIQRVPPEIYEASYPAWFFNEEQFLQHFTQYIILADFSSYVVGEADMYIDGELAGYDKGFLLQHTL, encoded by the coding sequence ATGAAAAGATTTTTCTTCAAAAAGAAGAATACCCCCAAGCCTATACCGACAAAATACGGGTGGTTTGGAAATTATGTCTCTTGGAGTGCAGCTCAAGAGGAGACCTCCGGTTATGATCAGCTTAACATTTTGGAAAAAACTAGGTTTTCTTTAGCAAAGGTACGCGATGGTGAAGCCGTATATGAACGTGATTCAGTACTTTTTGATAAAAAAGAATATCCGTTTCCCGTTATAAGCAGTCTTTTATATATCGCTGCACAATGTGGTAATAGCTTGCGGGTGCTTGATTTTGGAGGTTCGTTGGGAAGTACATATTTTCAAGTTAAAGATTTTTTGAAACCCCTCAGCAGTCTGCACTGGCATATCGTTGAACAGCCTTCTTATGTTGATATAGGGAGGGAGGAATTTGAGAATCATCAGCTTAAATTCTATCATACAATTAGCGAAAGTATTGCAGAGGTTCGTCCAGACGTTATCTTGCTATCTAGTGTTGTACAATATCTAGAATACGCGCATCTATTCTTAGAAGATTTAAGTAAAATGAAGTGTCCGTATTTATTATTCGATCGGACAGCCTTTGTTCGATCGGGTGGAGACCGTCTTACTATTCAGCGAGTTCCTCCTGAAATATATGAAGCATCTTATCCCGCTTGGTTTTTTAATGAAGAGCAATTTCTTCAGCATTTTACACAGTATATTATATTGGCTGATTTTTCATCTTATGTCGTGGGTGAAGCAGATATGTATATTGACGGGGAGCTAGCGGGATATGACAAAGGATTTTTATTACAACACACCTTATGA
- the mnmD gene encoding tRNA (5-methylaminomethyl-2-thiouridine)(34)-methyltransferase MnmD — MDLVTTGDGSKTLYNAAVGECYHSKHGAVQESKHVFVNMGLDYFLKQYERKQVSILEIGFGTGLNFIQTCSYISSTDIQLSYLGIEGFPLTLDIVQEMGYGEYVSTVLWQQFLDNYSASFTEPTKVTAQIDLHIAQTLLLEFKTDRQFDVVYFDAFAAVHQPEMWSDESLSHIAQFIKPGGLFVTYAITGNLKRSMKALGFKIEKAPGAPGKREMLRAIKL; from the coding sequence ATGGATTTAGTAACAACCGGCGACGGGTCTAAAACCCTATATAATGCAGCCGTAGGTGAGTGTTATCACTCTAAGCACGGAGCGGTGCAAGAAAGTAAACATGTATTTGTGAATATGGGACTGGATTATTTCTTGAAACAATATGAACGGAAGCAGGTCTCCATTCTTGAAATAGGGTTCGGGACGGGACTTAATTTCATCCAAACCTGTTCCTACATCTCGTCTACAGATATCCAGCTTAGCTATCTTGGTATCGAGGGATTCCCCTTAACGTTGGACATTGTGCAAGAGATGGGATATGGCGAATATGTATCGACCGTCCTTTGGCAACAATTTTTAGATAACTATAGCGCTTCATTCACCGAACCGACGAAGGTTACAGCGCAGATCGATCTGCACATTGCACAAACGTTGCTTTTAGAGTTTAAGACCGATCGGCAATTTGATGTAGTCTATTTTGATGCATTTGCAGCCGTGCACCAACCTGAGATGTGGTCAGATGAGTCTTTGTCCCATATTGCGCAATTTATCAAGCCCGGAGGTTTGTTTGTGACCTATGCTATTACCGGCAACTTGAAAAGGAGTATGAAGGCACTGGGCTTTAAGATAGAGAAAGCTCCGGGTGCTCCTGGGAAAAGAGAAATGCTTAGAGCAATAAAGCTATAA
- a CDS encoding dicarboxylate/amino acid:cation symporter produces the protein MKSSGKTFLDNYGSLLLLLLGISIGCLIGIFAKDIVPYIKPLGDIFLNLLFVSIIPLIFFAISSSVANIEGNNRLGRIMTVMALVFLTTIVIAAISMIVVLKLFPIDQVIKEVQPSDSVLLAPDETWGDRIVRFLTVGEFADLLSRQSMLAFVIFSFLVGIAARKTGDTARPFIIFINAGNEVMKNLLILIMKIAPIGLGAYFSFQVYDLGPKLFDIYAKPMAIYYGYGIIYFFVFFTMYVFIANGRKGIKSYWKNNILPSFTAISTCSSLATMPVNLNAAPHMGIPSSVSNVVIPLGTTLHKHGSSLSSILKIYVAFVLIGWDFFEPTTMIIAVAITVLVSIVAGGIPNGGYIGEMLMISIYGLPTEAIPAVMIIGTLVDPLATVLNATGDTMAAMLVTRFSGEKFANVNDV, from the coding sequence ATGAAAAGCAGCGGCAAAACATTTTTAGATAATTACGGGAGCCTACTCCTTCTCTTGCTTGGCATATCGATTGGCTGTTTAATCGGAATCTTTGCAAAGGACATTGTCCCCTATATCAAGCCTCTCGGAGATATTTTTCTCAATTTACTTTTTGTTTCTATTATTCCACTTATATTTTTCGCCATTTCGTCTTCAGTGGCTAACATTGAGGGTAATAATCGTTTGGGAAGGATTATGACCGTAATGGCATTGGTCTTCTTAACAACCATTGTCATTGCTGCTATCAGCATGATTGTCGTACTCAAACTATTCCCCATTGACCAGGTCATCAAAGAGGTGCAACCGTCCGATTCGGTGTTGCTAGCTCCGGATGAAACATGGGGAGACCGTATCGTTCGCTTCCTAACGGTGGGAGAATTCGCAGACTTACTGTCACGACAAAGTATGTTGGCGTTTGTGATTTTTTCCTTCTTAGTCGGTATTGCCGCTCGCAAAACAGGTGATACGGCACGCCCTTTTATCATATTCATCAACGCAGGCAATGAAGTCATGAAAAACCTGTTGATATTGATTATGAAAATTGCCCCAATCGGCTTGGGAGCCTATTTTTCATTTCAAGTATATGACTTAGGCCCTAAGCTTTTCGATATCTATGCCAAACCCATGGCGATTTATTATGGATATGGAATCATCTACTTTTTTGTATTCTTTACGATGTACGTATTTATTGCAAACGGTCGGAAGGGAATAAAATCTTATTGGAAAAACAACATTTTACCTTCCTTCACAGCTATATCAACATGTAGCAGCTTGGCCACTATGCCCGTTAATTTAAATGCGGCACCACATATGGGCATCCCCAGCTCTGTATCAAATGTTGTGATACCTCTGGGCACTACTCTTCATAAACATGGGTCTTCCCTCTCCTCCATTTTGAAAATATATGTTGCTTTTGTACTGATTGGGTGGGATTTTTTCGAGCCAACGACTATGATTATTGCTGTTGCAATAACGGTACTGGTCAGTATTGTGGCTGGAGGTATCCCTAATGGGGGATACATTGGAGAAATGCTAATGATTTCTATTTATGGGCTACCTACAGAGGCCATCCCTGCCGTGATGATTATCGGCACATTAGTAGATCCGCTAGCAACAGTACTGAATGCTACTGGAGATACCATGGCTGCCATGCTGGTCACACGCTTCTCGGGAGAAAAGTTCGCAAATGTCAATGATGTGTAG
- a CDS encoding cytochrome c maturation protein CcmE domain-containing protein — MKKSSIVLIVIIAVAIAMILVIYTDSSTYSNFTQAKEKNTELYVVGVLNKEKKLIYEPTKDANHFSFYMYDNDSTECQVVFNGAKPQDIERSEQIVLTGKMEGNVFHASKILMKCPSKYNQDQMEVTESMATPKTASIQ, encoded by the coding sequence ATGAAAAAGAGTTCGATTGTATTAATAGTTATCATTGCAGTAGCTATAGCCATGATATTAGTGATCTACACAGATTCGAGTACATATTCAAATTTCACCCAGGCCAAGGAGAAAAATACAGAATTGTATGTGGTGGGGGTATTGAATAAGGAAAAAAAACTAATCTATGAGCCTACTAAAGATGCGAATCACTTCTCATTCTATATGTATGACAACGACAGTACAGAATGTCAAGTAGTATTTAACGGAGCAAAACCACAGGATATCGAGCGTTCGGAACAAATTGTATTGACAGGGAAAATGGAAGGAAATGTATTTCATGCAAGTAAAATTTTGATGAAATGTCCGTCTAAATACAATCAAGATCAAATGGAGGTTACCGAATCAATGGCAACTCCGAAAACAGCTTCTATTCAATAA
- a CDS encoding glycosyl transferase, giving the protein MINYCTLFDSRYLSRGLAMYHSLERYCPSFHLYIFAFDDVCYSTLRKLHLQYATIISLTDFEDEQLLAIKPTRTEAEYCWTCTPSIIKYAIQTYQLDSCTYLDADLLFFADPSVLLGEMGERSVLITEHRYTPEYDQFDSSGKYCVQFMCFKDTEEGMTALEWWRSSCIAWCYNRIEEGKFGDQKYLDDWASRFKGVHELKHLGGGVAPWNVQQYDFEHRDGILYGRETATAIVFPVVFYHYHAFKYAEANAFLPTSVYRLSENDLQYIYGPYVYALKAADRALARVEAARKFHEAIEIPRIRKSLRRMYLLFIKGQFNRYYHQSYFLRKWLIS; this is encoded by the coding sequence ATGATCAATTATTGTACCCTATTCGATTCTCGATATCTGTCTCGAGGACTAGCCATGTACCATTCTCTAGAACGATACTGCCCTAGCTTCCATCTTTATATTTTTGCCTTCGATGATGTCTGTTATTCAACATTACGTAAGCTTCATCTACAATATGCCACAATAATATCACTCACGGATTTTGAAGACGAGCAATTGTTGGCCATCAAACCCACACGTACAGAGGCTGAATATTGTTGGACCTGTACTCCCTCGATTATCAAATATGCCATACAGACCTACCAACTTGATTCTTGTACCTATTTAGATGCTGATCTTTTATTTTTCGCAGATCCTTCTGTTTTACTTGGCGAAATGGGAGAACGCTCTGTGCTAATTACCGAGCATCGCTACACCCCGGAATATGACCAATTTGATTCCAGTGGTAAATACTGCGTACAATTTATGTGTTTCAAGGATACCGAAGAAGGGATGACTGCACTTGAATGGTGGCGCTCTTCTTGCATAGCGTGGTGTTATAATCGTATTGAAGAAGGTAAATTTGGAGATCAAAAGTATTTGGATGATTGGGCAAGCCGTTTTAAAGGTGTACACGAGTTAAAGCATTTAGGAGGTGGAGTAGCACCTTGGAATGTTCAGCAATATGATTTTGAACATAGAGATGGTATCCTGTATGGAAGAGAGACGGCAACTGCTATTGTTTTTCCGGTAGTGTTCTATCATTACCATGCATTTAAATATGCAGAGGCCAATGCTTTCTTACCAACATCCGTATACAGACTTTCGGAAAATGATTTACAATATATATATGGCCCTTATGTATATGCTTTAAAAGCTGCCGATCGTGCATTGGCTAGAGTTGAAGCAGCTCGGAAATTTCACGAGGCAATTGAAATACCGCGAATACGTAAATCTCTTCGCCGTATGTATCTCCTATTCATTAAAGGACAATTTAATCGCTATTATCACCAATCTTATTTCTTACGAAAATGGCTTATCAGCTAG
- a CDS encoding FKBP-type peptidyl-prolyl cis-trans isomerase: MAIAPNNVVTLTYTLHTVENGEKTFVEQTNNENPLDFLYGVGMMLPKFEENIAGLNVGDKIDFELSAVDAYGEKDERAVAQLPADMFNETGLPPVGEVLPLQDNEGNQFRAVVIEVTPEAVVADLNHPMAGKNLHFEIEILSVRPATEEELSHGHSHGPDGTHSH; this comes from the coding sequence ATGGCAATAGCACCAAACAACGTAGTAACGTTGACTTACACACTTCACACAGTTGAAAACGGTGAAAAAACTTTCGTAGAGCAAACCAATAATGAAAATCCTTTGGACTTCTTATATGGCGTAGGCATGATGCTTCCAAAATTTGAAGAAAATATTGCAGGCCTTAATGTTGGCGATAAAATTGATTTCGAACTTTCTGCGGTTGATGCATATGGTGAAAAAGACGAACGTGCGGTCGCTCAATTACCAGCAGACATGTTCAATGAAACAGGTCTACCTCCGGTAGGAGAGGTTCTTCCTCTTCAAGACAACGAAGGAAACCAATTTCGTGCAGTAGTAATTGAAGTAACTCCAGAAGCTGTGGTAGCAGATTTGAATCACCCGATGGCTGGAAAAAATCTACATTTCGAAATCGAAATTCTCTCTGTTCGTCCAGCTACTGAAGAGGAGTTGTCTCACGGACACTCACATGGACCTGATGGTACACACAGCCACTAA
- a CDS encoding lipid A deacylase LpxR family protein — protein sequence MRLKCGFDLFKADKNPEIIIILSLVCTYIRIFTMYWRRNRVFLKVFLLITICFSMVGASLAQQLNSHFISLQSDNDVYLMTGQDRYYTNGLILTLETPLSQSALKTDLLSLQLGHQLYNGIEVYAGDDVYWDRPSTAYLFLNGRFQRVFSDEWIWAIKTEVGVIGNAAKGKEVQDYVHRVFGMYKVQSWESQLNTSIGVDLEASLAKRIWRSSSNKVELSGGASLRGGMIFSNATAELSLRLGKLSNFHTSHFVGNGSFFDTRSEYYFFYTPSYSSQFYNATLQGGPFAKKKEDRFETMPHIWRHHLGVAYSDSRISIEAGVLFNTKEGKKMYQNHQYGQIKLGLRF from the coding sequence ATGAGGTTAAAATGTGGATTCGACTTATTCAAAGCGGATAAAAATCCGGAAATAATAATTATCTTGTCCTTGGTATGTACCTATATCCGAATTTTTACAATGTATTGGAGACGTAATCGTGTTTTTCTTAAAGTATTCCTTCTGATTACGATTTGCTTCTCCATGGTGGGAGCATCACTTGCTCAACAACTCAATTCTCATTTTATATCATTGCAGAGCGATAACGATGTTTATCTCATGACTGGCCAAGATCGATATTATACCAATGGATTAATCCTTACATTGGAGACACCACTCTCTCAATCAGCTCTTAAAACAGATCTTCTATCGTTGCAATTGGGCCATCAACTGTATAATGGAATCGAAGTCTATGCGGGTGACGATGTATATTGGGATAGGCCATCTACAGCCTATCTTTTTTTGAACGGACGTTTTCAGCGTGTATTTTCTGATGAATGGATTTGGGCTATCAAGACCGAGGTCGGCGTCATAGGTAATGCCGCCAAAGGAAAGGAAGTGCAAGACTATGTACATCGTGTATTTGGCATGTATAAAGTCCAAAGCTGGGAATCCCAACTTAATACCTCCATAGGGGTGGATTTAGAAGCGAGTCTTGCAAAGCGAATCTGGCGGAGTAGCTCTAATAAAGTTGAGCTTTCTGGTGGTGCTTCATTAAGAGGAGGGATGATTTTCTCCAATGCGACTGCTGAGCTTTCCTTGCGGCTGGGCAAACTATCTAATTTCCATACCTCACATTTCGTGGGTAATGGCAGTTTCTTTGATACACGTTCTGAATACTACTTTTTTTATACACCGAGTTACTCTTCTCAATTTTACAATGCGACTTTACAGGGAGGTCCATTTGCAAAGAAAAAGGAAGATCGTTTTGAAACCATGCCCCATATATGGCGACATCATCTTGGAGTAGCTTATTCCGATTCGCGTATATCAATAGAGGCAGGTGTATTGTTTAACACCAAAGAGGGAAAAAAGATGTATCAAAACCACCAATATGGACAGATTAAGCTAGGCCTTAGGTTCTGA
- a CDS encoding sugar 3,4-ketoisomerase: MAYQLDLKTFTDERGNLTVIEKVVPFDVKRIFYIYGVNESVRGGHRHHNTLQAAICIKGSCEIYNNDGSHEHTFLLNRPHSCLILEPKDWHRMYNFTSDAILMVLASEYFDSNDYIYEPYIR; the protein is encoded by the coding sequence ATGGCTTATCAGCTAGATTTGAAAACATTCACCGATGAGAGGGGCAATCTTACGGTAATCGAAAAGGTAGTACCTTTTGATGTAAAGCGGATTTTTTACATTTACGGCGTTAATGAATCCGTTCGGGGGGGGCATCGGCATCATAATACTTTACAAGCTGCTATTTGTATTAAAGGCAGTTGCGAAATCTATAATAATGACGGTAGTCATGAACATACGTTTTTGCTAAATAGACCACATAGTTGTTTGATATTGGAGCCAAAGGATTGGCATCGGATGTACAATTTTACATCAGATGCTATACTCATGGTTTTAGCGTCCGAATATTTTGATTCCAACGATTATATATACGAACCTTATATTAGATGA
- a CDS encoding SixA phosphatase family protein: MPNKKLYIIRHAKAEEHSFTKSDFERHLISKGKERAERIALELAGELQIDEQTLFISSTANRALETAHIFADILGYSPAAIQLERDIYEAHHRDILKVINSVPSSFQKVLVFGHNPGLSDLVDYLTNRPVDLKTVNIAIIELPANFDFAHVSANSSNLIKVLA, encoded by the coding sequence ATGCCAAATAAAAAACTCTACATCATCCGTCATGCAAAAGCTGAAGAGCACTCTTTTACGAAAAGTGATTTTGAACGTCATCTAATCTCGAAGGGAAAGGAAAGAGCCGAACGAATTGCCCTCGAACTAGCTGGTGAGCTACAAATAGACGAACAGACCTTGTTCATCTCCTCAACGGCTAATCGGGCGTTGGAGACTGCGCATATTTTTGCAGATATACTTGGCTATTCCCCAGCTGCTATCCAATTGGAGCGTGATATTTATGAGGCTCATCATCGAGATATCTTGAAGGTAATCAATAGTGTTCCGTCTTCTTTCCAAAAAGTATTGGTTTTTGGCCACAATCCTGGATTGTCTGACTTAGTGGACTACCTCACCAATCGGCCTGTAGACCTCAAGACCGTCAACATTGCCATTATCGAACTACCAGCTAATTTTGATTTTGCGCACGTAAGTGCTAACAGTTCGAATCTGATCAAGGTGCTAGCATAA
- a CDS encoding thioredoxin domain-containing protein, which translates to MANQLQFENSPYLKQHAHNPVHWMPWGEEALTKAKNENKLIIISIGYSACHWCHVMERESFENEAIAETMNKFYVPIKIDREERPDIDQIYMIAVQLMTNAGGWPLNCICLPDGRPIYGGTYFKPHDWQNILLQIAQMWEEQPQVAIEYASKLTNGIHRSEQLPIHPIPEQYTQQDLLDIVNPWIDLFDKQDGGYSRAPKFPLPNNWVFLLRYGVLSNNQQLVDHVHFTLQKMASGGIYDQIGGGFSRYAVDSRWHIPHFEKMLYDNGQLLSLYSEAYQQRPLRFYKRLVDEIVEWAEREMFAENMGFYSALDADSEGVEGKYYSFSKTEIEHILGEDAELFISYFNITAEGNWTEESTNIPFIDLEADIMALDAGYTPDEWDIYLKEVKNKLYTYREKRVRPGLDHKQLATWNALMLKGLLDAYRVFDNEKYLRLALQNAKFIIKELVKADGTMLHQPKDHNREIGGFLDDYAFTIEAFVTLYETTFEEYWLTQAHILLDKAIELFYDVEQKVFFYTADQSEKLIARKSEIMDNVIPSSNSTIGRQLKNLGLLLDEENYTAIADQLLANVFPQIKSYGSAYSNWAILLLEEIYGKNEIALTGKDAVTWRKLLDKHYIPNKITLGGTKSNLPLLLNRQGIESKAYLCKNKTCSLPQDSIASLLNLINDNGRD; encoded by the coding sequence ATGGCAAATCAACTCCAATTTGAAAACTCTCCCTATCTCAAACAACATGCCCATAATCCGGTACATTGGATGCCATGGGGTGAAGAGGCATTGACAAAAGCAAAAAACGAAAACAAGCTGATTATCATCAGCATTGGATATTCAGCTTGTCATTGGTGTCATGTAATGGAGCGAGAAAGCTTCGAAAATGAAGCCATCGCGGAGACGATGAACAAATTTTATGTCCCCATTAAGATTGATCGTGAAGAACGCCCAGATATAGACCAGATTTACATGATTGCCGTTCAACTCATGACCAATGCTGGTGGTTGGCCATTGAATTGCATCTGTTTACCTGACGGCCGGCCAATCTACGGAGGGACTTACTTCAAGCCTCATGACTGGCAGAATATCCTATTGCAAATCGCTCAAATGTGGGAGGAACAACCCCAAGTCGCTATTGAATATGCGAGCAAATTGACCAATGGCATACATCGTAGCGAACAGCTTCCTATACATCCGATTCCGGAACAATACACACAGCAGGATCTCTTAGACATCGTCAATCCATGGATTGATCTATTTGACAAACAAGATGGTGGGTATAGCAGAGCTCCCAAATTTCCGCTTCCCAATAACTGGGTATTCTTATTGAGATATGGTGTGCTATCCAACAATCAACAGCTTGTAGATCATGTACATTTCACCTTACAAAAAATGGCTTCAGGTGGAATCTACGACCAGATTGGAGGCGGCTTCTCCCGTTACGCTGTGGATTCCCGTTGGCACATTCCACATTTCGAAAAGATGCTCTATGACAATGGACAGCTCCTGTCTCTGTATTCTGAAGCCTACCAACAGCGTCCACTTCGCTTTTACAAACGTTTGGTAGATGAAATTGTGGAATGGGCTGAACGGGAGATGTTTGCGGAGAATATGGGTTTTTACAGTGCATTAGATGCAGATAGCGAGGGGGTAGAAGGCAAATATTATTCATTTTCTAAAACAGAAATAGAACACATCCTAGGGGAAGACGCCGAACTTTTCATCTCCTATTTTAATATTACAGCCGAAGGAAATTGGACAGAGGAATCTACTAATATCCCTTTTATCGACTTAGAAGCAGATATCATGGCATTGGATGCGGGGTATACGCCTGATGAATGGGACATCTACTTGAAAGAGGTCAAGAATAAATTATACACCTATCGCGAGAAGAGGGTGCGCCCTGGATTGGACCACAAACAACTAGCGACCTGGAATGCCTTGATGCTAAAAGGGCTGCTAGATGCATATCGTGTATTTGACAATGAAAAATACCTTCGGCTAGCGCTTCAAAATGCGAAGTTCATTATTAAAGAGCTTGTCAAAGCCGACGGTACTATGTTGCACCAACCCAAGGACCACAACCGCGAAATCGGGGGATTCTTAGATGACTATGCTTTTACCATCGAGGCCTTCGTCACTTTATATGAGACGACTTTCGAGGAATACTGGTTGACCCAAGCCCATATCCTATTGGACAAGGCAATTGAATTGTTCTATGATGTAGAGCAAAAGGTATTTTTCTATACGGCCGACCAATCGGAAAAACTTATTGCCCGAAAAAGTGAAATTATGGATAATGTCATCCCTTCTTCTAATTCTACGATAGGTCGACAATTGAAAAATCTAGGCCTTCTGCTGGATGAAGAGAACTATACGGCAATCGCCGACCAATTGTTAGCTAACGTGTTTCCGCAGATCAAATCCTACGGATCGGCATACTCCAATTGGGCCATCCTACTGCTTGAAGAAATCTACGGGAAAAACGAAATTGCCTTAACGGGAAAAGACGCGGTAACATGGAGAAAGCTGCTAGACAAGCACTACATTCCAAATAAAATCACATTGGGAGGAACAAAAAGTAACCTTCCCTTGTTATTAAATAGACAAGGTATTGAATCAAAAGCATACCTTTGCAAAAATAAAACATGCAGTCTTCCACAGGATTCGATTGCTTCACTACTGAATTTAATAAATGATAACGGGAGAGATTGA